From a single Vibrio toranzoniae genomic region:
- the metJ gene encoding met regulon transcriptional regulator MetJ: protein MADWNGEYISPYAEHGKKSEQVKKITVSIPLKVLKVLTDERTRRQINNLRHATNSELLCEAFLHAYTGQPLPTDEDLRKDRPDDIPTEVKRLMTEMGIEFEAFDE from the coding sequence TGGAATGGTGAATACATAAGCCCATATGCTGAGCATGGAAAGAAAAGCGAACAAGTAAAGAAAATTACAGTTTCTATCCCTCTAAAAGTGTTAAAGGTTCTCACTGACGAGCGTACTCGCCGCCAGATTAATAACCTGCGCCATGCAACAAACAGTGAGCTACTGTGCGAAGCCTTTCTACATGCGTACACAGGCCAACCACTACCAACGGATGAAGATCTCCGTAAAGACCGTCCAGACGATATCCCTACTGAAGTAAAAAGGCTGATGACAGAGATGGGGATCGAATTCGAAGCGTTTGACGAATAA
- a CDS encoding malic enzyme-like NAD(P)-binding protein codes for MSEDSRQDQSSQELSPQEQFRQQALDYHEFPIPGKIAVELTKPADSAEDLALAYSPGVAEPVREIAQNVDNVYKYTGKGNMVAVISNGTAILGLGNLGPIASKPVMEGKALLFKRFAGLDSIDIEVKHRTIDEFVDTVANIADTFGGINLEDIKAPDCFEIERRLIERCDVPVFHDDQHGTAIVTAAGMLNAIELQGKKLEECKIVCLGAGAAAVACMELLIKCGAQREKIYMLDRKGVIHTRRDDLNEYKELFANNTDKRTLEDVIEDADLFLGVSGPNLLPAEALTLMADKPIVFACSNPDPEIKPDLAHEVRKDLIMGTGRSDYPNQVNNVLCFPFIFRGALDVRASEINDEMKLAAVHAIRELAKEEVPAEVLAAAGETALEFGKSYIIPKPMDPRLLPRVAKAVAEAAVESGVARIDMPANYMA; via the coding sequence ATGTCTGAAGACAGCCGACAAGACCAATCCTCTCAAGAGTTATCGCCTCAAGAACAATTTCGTCAGCAAGCTCTTGATTATCATGAGTTCCCAATTCCAGGCAAAATTGCCGTAGAACTGACAAAGCCTGCAGATTCTGCAGAAGATCTAGCACTTGCATACAGCCCTGGCGTGGCTGAACCTGTTCGCGAAATCGCACAAAACGTAGATAACGTTTATAAATACACGGGTAAAGGCAACATGGTTGCAGTTATCTCTAACGGTACGGCGATTCTTGGTCTTGGAAATCTTGGCCCTATTGCTTCTAAGCCGGTAATGGAAGGTAAAGCGTTACTGTTTAAGCGCTTTGCAGGTTTAGATTCTATTGATATTGAAGTGAAACACCGCACAATCGATGAGTTTGTAGATACCGTTGCCAATATCGCAGATACATTCGGTGGTATTAACCTAGAAGACATCAAAGCACCAGATTGTTTTGAGATTGAACGTCGCCTGATTGAACGTTGTGATGTTCCAGTATTCCACGATGACCAACACGGTACTGCGATTGTAACAGCAGCTGGTATGCTGAACGCAATTGAACTTCAAGGTAAGAAACTAGAAGAATGTAAGATCGTTTGTTTAGGTGCAGGCGCAGCAGCGGTTGCTTGTATGGAACTGCTGATTAAGTGTGGCGCCCAGCGTGAGAAGATCTACATGCTGGACCGTAAGGGGGTAATCCACACTCGTCGTGATGACCTTAATGAGTACAAAGAACTATTCGCAAACAACACTGACAAACGTACTCTTGAAGATGTTATCGAAGATGCGGATCTATTCTTGGGTGTGTCTGGCCCTAACTTACTACCAGCTGAAGCACTAACACTAATGGCTGATAAGCCGATTGTGTTTGCATGTTCAAACCCAGATCCAGAAATCAAACCAGATCTTGCTCATGAAGTTCGAAAAGACCTTATTATGGGTACAGGCCGCAGTGATTACCCGAACCAAGTTAACAACGTACTTTGTTTCCCATTCATTTTCCGTGGTGCGCTAGATGTGCGTGCGAGCGAAATTAATGATGAGATGAAACTGGCGGCGGTTCATGCTATTCGTGAACTGGCGAAAGAAGAAGTGCCAGCTGAAGTATTAGCGGCAGCAGGTGAGACGGCGCTGGAGTTTGGTAAGAGCTATATCATTCCTAAGCCAATGGACCCGCGTCTGCTTCCTCGAGTAGCAAAAGCGGTAGCGGAAGCGGCCGTTGAATCTGGCGTTGCGCGTATTGATATGCCAGCTAACTATATGGCGTAA